Within Ipomoea triloba cultivar NCNSP0323 chromosome 9, ASM357664v1, the genomic segment ATCTAAAGCCTGTTTCGCCAACGCATGAGCGACCGAATTGCTGCCTCTCCTCACAAAGCACATAGCGGCCGACTCAAACTGGTCCAGTAAAGAACGAACATCCCGGACGATTGCCCCGAAGGGAGTATTCAGATCACCCGTATCGACCGCCCTCGTCACCACCTGCGCGTCTGATTCAATGATCACCCGCTCCCAACCTTTACTTTTTAGCCAGCTCAACGCCTCCTGGGCTCCCATCGCTTTAGCCTCTGGAACCGAGAATAAGCCCGCAGCTTTCCGCATTGCCACCCCCTGCACCCGACCCTCATGATCCCTAACCACCCACCCAAACCCCATACAGTCATTAACAAAATCCATTGCAGCGTCGATATTCACCTTTAAATAAGAAACAGGAGGAGGACTCCAGTGTGTAGGATTTGTCAAACTGCTAGGTTGAAGTGAGGGTAAAACATGCTGCTGCTGTTGAGCCCTTTTCCACGATTCCCAGAAAAGAAATGCATGAGTGACCAGAGTGTTAGGATCCTTCATTTGTTGGTGCTAAACACTATTGTTGC encodes:
- the LOC116029603 gene encoding uncharacterized protein LOC116029603, whose product is MKDPNTLVTHAFLFWESWKRAQQQQHVLPSLQPSSLTNPTHWSPPPVSYLKVNIDAAMDFVNDCMGFGWVVRDHEGRVQGVAMRKAAGLFSVPEAKAMGAQEALSWLKSKGWERVIIESDAQVVTRAVDTGDLNTPFGAIVRDVRSLLDQFESAAMCFVRRGSNSVAHALAKQALDQQTHVLVDFSEYMSFFISTLVCKDIMF